In Carya illinoinensis cultivar Pawnee chromosome 7, C.illinoinensisPawnee_v1, whole genome shotgun sequence, the following are encoded in one genomic region:
- the LOC122314811 gene encoding protein GLUTAMINE DUMPER 3-like has translation MAAREPFNVTAKSPLAAQPHSPWHSPIPYLFGGLAAMLGLIAFALLILACSYWRLSGYLEGDGAAERDLEAAEGKSDDTQKPPTVFEDKILVIMAGEVKPTFLATPMSSRSSSFTDSCSSCGNEKAVEMAETAKKQGVGDHAQVPHENENRETPETSADQAH, from the coding sequence ATGGCAGCCAGAGAGCCTTTCAACGTAACCGCCAAGTCTCCCTTGGCGGCGCAGCCTCACTCGCCGTGGCATTCCCCGATTCCTTACTTGTTTGGTGGCTTGGCAGCCATGTTGGGCCTCATTGCTTTTGCTCTGCTAATCCTTGCATGCTCCTATTGGAGGCTTTCCGGGTATCTCGAGGGAGACGGCGCCGCAGAGAGAGACCTCGAGGCGGCCGAGGGGAAGAGTGATGACACCCAGAAGCCGCCAACGGTGTTTGAAGATAAAATTTTGGTGATTATGGCTGGTGAAGTGAAGCCAACATTCTTGGCTACACCCATGTCGAGTCGGTCTTCTTCTTTCACGGATAGTTGTAGCAGTTGTGGTAACGAAAaggcggtggaaatggcagaGACAGCAAAGAAGCAAGGTGTTGGTGATCATGCCCAGGTACCACATGAGAATGAAAACAGGGAGACCCCTGAGACCTCAGCAGATCAGGCCCATTAA
- the LOC122316964 gene encoding zinc finger protein CONSTANS-LIKE 5-like, translating into MGIEAESLKGFGRGWGVTAKPCDSCKSAAAATFCRADSAFLCLSCDAKIHCANKLASRHERLWMCEVCEQAPAAVTCKADAAALCVTCDADIHSANPLARRHERVPVEPFFDSAESLIKSSALNNFLLVPTDQNVDASKNTTAKSETDTNHHDDAEAASWLFPNPNFGSKVMDGLDVKPGDILFSEMDPFLEFDYPNPLFYSAGTDSVVPVQTKPVSAAVTNHSRERCFDIDFCRSKLSVFSSSTQSLSQSVSSSDVGVVPDGNSMSDISYPFGRNMSADPNVPVSGTTNQPATQLCGSDREARVLRYREKRKNRKFEKTIRYASRKAYAETRPRIKGRFAKRTEIETDVDCLYNSASAAAFMSEAQYGVVPTF; encoded by the exons ATGGGAATCGAAGCGGAGAGCTTGAAGGGGTTCGGCAGAGGCTGGGGCGTTACGGCCAAGCCTTGCGATTCCTGCAAATCGGCCGCTGCAGCCACCTTCTGCCGAGCAGACTCCGCATTCTTGTGCCTGAGCTGCGATGCAAAGATCCACTGCGCCAACAAACTGGCGTCTCGCCACGAGCGCCTGTGGATGTGCGAGGTGTGCGAGCAGGCTCCCGCTGCCGTCACCTGCAAGGCCGACGCTGCCGCGCTCTGCGTCACCTGCGACGCCGACATCCACTCGGCTAACCCGCTTGCCCGCCGCCATGAGCGGGTCCCCGTCGAGCCCTTCTTCGACTCGGCCGAGTCCTTAATCAAATCATCTGCTCTCAATAATTTCCTTTTGGTCCCCACCGATCAGAACGTGGACGCCAGCAAGAACACCACCGCGAAATCCGAGACTGACACCAACCATCACGACGACGCCGAGGCGGCATCTTGGCTCTTTCCGAACCCTAATTTCGGTTCCAAGGTCATGGATGGTCTTGATGTGAAACCCGGCGACATTCTTTTCTCCGAAATGGATCCATTTCTTGAATTCGATTATCCAAACCCGTTGTTTTACAGTGCGGGAACGGATAGCGTAGTACCAGTTCAAACTAAACCCGTCTCCGCTGCAGTCACGAACCACTCCAGGGAGAGGTGCTTCGATATTGATTTCTGCAGATCCAAGCTCTCTGTATTCAGCTCTTCTACTCAGTCTCTCAGCCAAAGC GTATCCTCTTCCGATGTCGGAGTGGTTCCGGACGGGAACTCCATGTCCGATATATCGTATCCTTTCGGGCGAAACATGAGTGCTGATCCGAACGTGCCGGTATCGGGGACTACAAACCAACCGGCAACTCAGCTGTGTGGAAGCGATCGTGAAGCCAGGGTTTTGAGGTacagagagaagagaaagaatcGGAAGTTCGAGAAGACCATTCGCTACGCTTCGAGAAAGGCGTACGCGGAAACCCGGCCGAGAATCAAAGGCCGGTTCGCGAAACGGACGGAGATTGAAACCGATGTGGACTGCCTGTACAACTCGGCATCTGCCGCGGCTTTCATGTCCGAAGCCCAGTACGGCGTCGTTCCTACCTTCTGA